A single Oncorhynchus nerka isolate Pitt River linkage group LG10, Oner_Uvic_2.0, whole genome shotgun sequence DNA region contains:
- the rpl23a gene encoding large ribosomal subunit protein uL23: MAPKAKKEAVPAKTEAKVKALKAKKAVLKGVHSQRKKKIRTSPTFRRPKTLRLRRQPKYPRKSAPRRNKLDHYAIIKFPLTTESAMKKIEDNNTLVFIVDVKANKHQIKHAVKKLYDIDVAKVNTLIRPDGEKKAYVRLAPDYDALDVANKIGII, encoded by the exons ATGGCACCGAAGGCGAAGAAGGAAG CTGTCCCTGCCAAGACCGAGGCCAAAGTGAAGGCCCTGAAGGCCAAGAAGGCTGTTCTGAAAGGAGTCCACAGCCAGAGGAAGAAGAAGATTAGAACCTCTCCAACCTTCCGCCGCCCCAAAACCCTGCGCCTCCGCAGACAACCCAAGTACCCCCGCAAGAGTGCCCCGCGCAGAAACAA GTTGGACCACTATGCCATCATTAAGTTCCCTCTGACGACAGAGTCTGCCATGAAGAAGATCGAGGACAACAACACCCTCGTCTTCATCGTAGACGTCAAGGCCAACAAGCATCAGATCAAACATGCCGTCAAGAAGCTCTACGACATCGACGTGGCCAAGGTCAACACACTCATCCG GCCTGATGGTGAGAAGAAGGCGTATGTCCGTCTGGCTCCAGATTACGATGCGTTGGATGTTGCCAATAAG ATTGGCATCATATAA